The following are encoded in a window of Gossypium raimondii isolate GPD5lz chromosome 13, ASM2569854v1, whole genome shotgun sequence genomic DNA:
- the LOC105781805 gene encoding histidine-containing phosphotransfer protein 1, which translates to MAGSSTDPTQQLNDYIRTMHDQGILDDNFDQLLALRREQNPRFITELISMFTNDAEAYIAEITNALSLTEVDFSTIISKLHQLKGSTSGIGGHRMYQACCELRVAADDGDKDRCDELFLRVKEEFNTLKQCFDSISEMRRNIISNGTRRRRRRPL; encoded by the exons atggctGGGAGTAGTACTGATCCTACCCAACAACTCAATGACTACATTAGGACCATGCATGATCag GGCATATTGGATGATAATTTTGATCAACTGCTAGCGCTGCGACGTGAACAAAATCCTCGGTTTATTACTGAATTGATCTCTATGTTCACCAACGATGCTGAAGCTTACATTGCCGAAATCACTAACGCtct GAGCTTAACTGAGGTGGACTTTTCAACCATCATAAGCAAACTCCATCAGCTCAAAGGCAGCACCTCTGG caTTGGCGGTCACCGGATGTATCAGGCTTGTTGCGAGCTACGTGTCGCCGCCGACGACGGAGACAAAGACAG GTGCGATGAATTATTTCTGCGAGTGAAGGAGGAGTTCAATACTTTGAAGCAATGCTTCGATTCCATATCCGAG ATGCGGAGAAACATCATCAGCAATGGCACCAGACGTCGTCGTCGTCGACCTCTGTAA
- the LOC105783805 gene encoding DNA repair protein RAD5A isoform X1, with protein sequence MGGNKVLEDLISTVRLIVGSDYSEMDIIRALHLAKHDATAAINIIFDSPRSFKPREKQIEPESEPVVRISSSDTSTVSVKPKKTGKENKDCSFSSNGNVACGGSVLEDEGNVRLENDWWFVGSSEVPGLSTSKGRKIKVGEEVSFTFPLKGTGSSPAGSMGKGFGKGRAAAACSEIVRFSTKNFGEIGRIPNEWARCLLPLVRDKKIRVEGRCKSAPDVLGVMDTVLLSLSVYINSSTFHKYQQTSLKAASNCNDESIVHPLPSLFRLLGLTPFKKAELAPGDLYTKKRPLETKDGSGIHTPLLTANKFKNPSQNGNEVENDESISDADLENIVGVGDNSELEEMDPPSTLQCELRPYQKQALQWMFQVEKGNCMDEAATTLHPCWEAYRLADKRDPVIYLNAFTGDATIEFPSTHQMARGGILADAMGLGKTIMTISLLATHSERGGLSDSQSSDQPSDQGGEAIDVFGQSPNSVKTATKFPSFDKLSKQRNKLANGGNLIICPMTLLGQWKAEIETHVQPGSLSLYVHYGQSRPKDAKLLAQNDVVITTYGVLASEFSAENSEDNGGLYSVRWFRIVLDEAHTIKSSKSQISMAAAALVADRRWCLTGTPIQNKLEDLYSLLRFLKVEPWGNWPWWNKLIQKPFEEGDQRGLKLVQSILKPIMLRRTKCSTDRYGKPILVLPPADVQVIYCELSEAEKDFYEALFKRSKVKFDQFVEQGRVLHNYASILELLLRLRQCCDHPFLVMSRGDTQEYTDLNKLAKRFLRGGQSTLDGEAKDLPSRAYVQEVVEELRKGEQGECPICLEAFEDAVLTPCAHRLCRECLLASWRNPNSGLCPVCRKTVTKQELITAPTESRFQVDVEKNWVESTKVVVLLQELENLRSSGSKSILFSQWTAFLDLLQIPLSRNNIPFLRLDGTLNQQQREKVIKQFSEDSKIMVLLMSLKAGGVGINLTAASNAFVLDPWWNPAVEEQAVMRIHRIGQTKRVAIKRFIVKGTVEERMEAVQARKQKMISGALTDEEVRTARLEELKMLFT encoded by the exons ATGGGTGGAAACAAGGTGTTGGAGGATCTTATTTCCACCGTCCGATTGATCGTTGGATCGGATTATTCCGAGATGGACATAATTAGAGCGCTTCACTTGGCCAAACACGATGCGACCGCTGCCATCAACATAATTTTTGATTCGCCTCGAAGTTTCAAGCCCAGGGAGAAACAAATTGAACCCGAATCCGAACCCGTGGTCCGAATTTCGAGCTCCGATACATCAACGGTTAGCGTAAAGCCCAAGAAAACAGGGAAAGAGAACAAGGATTGTAGTTTTAGTAGTAATGGAAATGTTGCATGTGGTGGGAGTGTTTTGGAAGATGAAGGAAATGTTAGGCTTGAAAACGATTGGTGGTTTGTTGGTTCCAGCGAGGTACCTGGGCTTTCGACGAGTAAAGGAAGGAAAATTAAGGTTGGGGAGGAAGTTAGCTTCACGTTTCCGTTGAAGGGTACTGGCTCTAGTCCGGCTGGATCAATGGGGAAAGGCTTTGGGAAAGGAAGAGCAGCTGCAGCTTGTTCAGAGATTGTTAGATTCTCTACAAAGAACTTTGGGGAG ATTGGTAGAATACCCAATGAATGGGCACGCTGTCTGTTGCCGCTTGTGAGGGATAAGAAGATTAGAGTTGAGGGAAGGTGTAAATCAGCTCCGGATGTGTTGGGTGTAATGGATACTGTTCTCTTATCGTTAAG TGTGTATATTAATAGTTCCACGTTCCATAAGTATCAGCAAACTTCACTCAAGGCAGCAAGCAATTGCAATGATGAATCTATTGTTCATCCTCTTCCAAGTTTGTTCCGGTTGCTTGGCCTAACACCTTTTAAGAAG GCAGAACTAGCTCCTGGTGATTTGTACACAAAGAAACGACCTTTGGAGACAAAG GATGGTTCTGGTATTCATACCCCATTATTAACTGCAAACAAATTTAAGAATCCATCTCAAAACGGAAATGAGGTTGAAAATGATGAGTCAATCTCTGATGCTGATCTTGAAAATATTGTTGGTGTGGGAGACAACTCTGAATTAGAG GAAATGGACCCTCCTAGCACCCTCCAGTGTGAACTTCGGCCTTATCAAAAGCAGGCTCTCCAGTGGATGTTTCAGGTGGAGAAGGGAAATTGCATGGATGAGGCAGCAACAACACTGCACCCTTGCTGGGAAGCATATCGCTTAGCAGATAA GAGAGATCCTGTTATCTACTTGAATGCATTTACTGGTGATGCTACAATAGAATTCCCAAGCACTCATCAAATGGCCAGAGGAGGA ATCTTGGCAGATGCTATGGGGCTTGGGAAGACCATCATGACTATATCCCTCTTAGCAACCCATTCAGAAAGAGGTGGGCTATCAGATAGTCAATCCTCAGATCAGCCTTCTGATCAAGGTGGTGAAGCCATTGATGTATTCGGCCAATCACCGAATTCTGTGAAAACTGCAACGAAGTTTCCCAGCTTTGATAAGTTGTCAAAGCAAAGGAACAAACTTGCTAATGGTGGCAATCTGATTATATGTCCCATGACTCTTCTTGGCCAATGGAAG GCAGAGATTGAAACTCATGTGCAGCCTGGATCTTTGTCTCTATATGTTCATTATGGTCAAAGTCGGCCAAAGGATGCAAAACTTCTTGCCCAGAATGATGTTGTAATCACTACATATGGGGTTCTAGCTTCAGAGTTTTCAGCAGAG AACTCTGAAGATAATGGAGGACTGTACTCGGTGCGTTGGTTCAGGATTGTTCTTGATGAAGCACATACCATAAAATCCTCAAAAAGTCAAATTTCCATGGCTGCAGCTGCTTTAGTTGCTGATCGTCGCTGGTGTCTCACTGGGACTCCGATCCAG AACAAGCTGGAGGATCTATACAGTCTCCTCCGCTTTTTGAAGGTGGAACCTTGGGGAAACTGGCCCTG GTGGAACAAGCTCATTCAAAAACCATTTGAGGAAGGTGATCAGAGAGGGCTAAAGTTGGTTCAGTCAATCTTAAAGCCAATCATGTTAAGGAGAACAAAATGTAGCACAGACCGATATGGCAA GCCGATTCTAGTGCTACCTCCAGCCGATGTTCAGGTGATATACTGTGAGCTCAGTGAAGCTGAAAAGGACTTCTATGAAGCCCTATTTAAAAGATCGAAG GTGAAGTTTGATCAGTTTGTTGAACAAGGTCGTGTTCTTCATAATTATGCTTCTATTTTGGAGTTACTTCTACGTCTACGTCAATGTTGTGATCATCCGTTTCTTGTGATGAG CCGAGGAGATACACAAGAATACACAGATCTTAATAAGCTAGCTAAACGGTTCCTTAGAGGCGGGCAGAGTACTCTAGATGGTGAAGCCAAGGATCTACCTTCAAGGGCATATGTCCAGGAAGTGGTTGAAGAGCTGCGGAAGGGAGAACAAGGAGAGTGTCCGATATGTCTTGAAGCATTTGAAGACGCTGTACTGACTCCATGTGCTCACCGCTTATGCCGCGAGTGTCTCCTGGCAAGTTGGCGGAATCCAAATTCTGGTTTATGCCCTGTTTGTAG GAAAACTGTTACGAAGCAAGAACTTATTACAGCCCCAACTGAGAGTCGGTTTCAGGTTGATGTTGAGAAAAATTGGGTGGAGTCCACCAAGGTGGTTGTTCTATTACAAGAACTTGAAAATCTTCGCTCATCAGGCTCTAAGAGCATTCTCTTCAGCCAGTGGACTGCATTTTTGGACCTCTTGCAGATTCCTCTTTCTCG GAATAACATTCCGTTTCTTAGACTCGATGGGACTTTGAATCAACAGCAACGCGAAAAAGTAATAAAACAGTTTTCAGAAGATAGCAAAATCATG GTGTTGCTAATGTCACTCAAAGCTGGTGGGGTGGGAATAAATCTAACTGCAGCTTCCAATGCCTTTGTTTTG GATCCATGGTGGAATCCGGCTGTAGAAGAACAAGCTGTGATGCGCATTCATCGTATCGGCCAAACTAAAAGGGTAGCAATCAAACGGTTCATTGTCAAG GGAACAGTAGAGGAAAGGATGGAAGCAGTACAAGCACGCAAGCAGAAGATGATATCTGGTGCCTTAACCGATGAAGAAGTTCGAACAGCACGTCTTGAAGAACTCAAAATgcttttcacttaa
- the LOC105783805 gene encoding DNA repair protein RAD5A isoform X2: protein MGGNKVLEDLISTVRLIVGSDYSEMDIIRALHLAKHDATAAINIIFDSPRSFKPREKQIEPESEPVVRISSSDTSTVSVKPKKTGKENKDCSFSSNGNVACGGSVLEDEGNVRLENDWWFVGSSEVPGLSTSKGRKIKVGEEVSFTFPLKGTGSSPAGSMGKGFGKGRAAAACSEIVRFSTKNFGEIGRIPNEWARCLLPLVRDKKIRVEGRCKSAPDVLGVMDTVLLSLSVYINSSTFHKYQQTSLKAASNCNDESIVHPLPSLFRLLGLTPFKKAELAPGDLYTKKRPLETKDGSGIHTPLLTANKFKNPSQNGNEVENDESISDADLENIVGVGDNSELEEMDPPSTLQCELRPYQKQALQWMFQVEKGNCMDEAATTLHPCWEAYRLADKRDPVIYLNAFTGDATIEFPSTHQMARGGILADAMGLGKTIMTISLLATHSERGGLSDSQSSDQPSDQGGEAIDVFGQSPNSVKTATKFPSFDKLSKQRNKLANGGNLIICPMTLLGQWKAEIETHVQPGSLSLYVHYGQSRPKDAKLLAQNDVVITTYGVLASEFSAENSEDNGGLYSVRWFRIVLDEAHTIKSSKSQISMAAAALVADRRWCLTGTPIQNKLEDLYSLLRFLKVEPWGNWPWWNKLIQKPFEEGDQRGLKLVQSILKPIMLRRTKCSTDRYGKPILVLPPADVQVIYCELSEAEKDFYEALFKRSKVKFDQFVEQGRVLHNYASILELLLRLRQCCDHPFLVMSRGDTQEYTDLNKLAKRFLRGGQSTLDGEAKDLPSRAYVQEVVEELRKGEQGECPICLEAFEDAVLTPCAHRLCRECLLASWRNPNSGLCPV, encoded by the exons ATGGGTGGAAACAAGGTGTTGGAGGATCTTATTTCCACCGTCCGATTGATCGTTGGATCGGATTATTCCGAGATGGACATAATTAGAGCGCTTCACTTGGCCAAACACGATGCGACCGCTGCCATCAACATAATTTTTGATTCGCCTCGAAGTTTCAAGCCCAGGGAGAAACAAATTGAACCCGAATCCGAACCCGTGGTCCGAATTTCGAGCTCCGATACATCAACGGTTAGCGTAAAGCCCAAGAAAACAGGGAAAGAGAACAAGGATTGTAGTTTTAGTAGTAATGGAAATGTTGCATGTGGTGGGAGTGTTTTGGAAGATGAAGGAAATGTTAGGCTTGAAAACGATTGGTGGTTTGTTGGTTCCAGCGAGGTACCTGGGCTTTCGACGAGTAAAGGAAGGAAAATTAAGGTTGGGGAGGAAGTTAGCTTCACGTTTCCGTTGAAGGGTACTGGCTCTAGTCCGGCTGGATCAATGGGGAAAGGCTTTGGGAAAGGAAGAGCAGCTGCAGCTTGTTCAGAGATTGTTAGATTCTCTACAAAGAACTTTGGGGAG ATTGGTAGAATACCCAATGAATGGGCACGCTGTCTGTTGCCGCTTGTGAGGGATAAGAAGATTAGAGTTGAGGGAAGGTGTAAATCAGCTCCGGATGTGTTGGGTGTAATGGATACTGTTCTCTTATCGTTAAG TGTGTATATTAATAGTTCCACGTTCCATAAGTATCAGCAAACTTCACTCAAGGCAGCAAGCAATTGCAATGATGAATCTATTGTTCATCCTCTTCCAAGTTTGTTCCGGTTGCTTGGCCTAACACCTTTTAAGAAG GCAGAACTAGCTCCTGGTGATTTGTACACAAAGAAACGACCTTTGGAGACAAAG GATGGTTCTGGTATTCATACCCCATTATTAACTGCAAACAAATTTAAGAATCCATCTCAAAACGGAAATGAGGTTGAAAATGATGAGTCAATCTCTGATGCTGATCTTGAAAATATTGTTGGTGTGGGAGACAACTCTGAATTAGAG GAAATGGACCCTCCTAGCACCCTCCAGTGTGAACTTCGGCCTTATCAAAAGCAGGCTCTCCAGTGGATGTTTCAGGTGGAGAAGGGAAATTGCATGGATGAGGCAGCAACAACACTGCACCCTTGCTGGGAAGCATATCGCTTAGCAGATAA GAGAGATCCTGTTATCTACTTGAATGCATTTACTGGTGATGCTACAATAGAATTCCCAAGCACTCATCAAATGGCCAGAGGAGGA ATCTTGGCAGATGCTATGGGGCTTGGGAAGACCATCATGACTATATCCCTCTTAGCAACCCATTCAGAAAGAGGTGGGCTATCAGATAGTCAATCCTCAGATCAGCCTTCTGATCAAGGTGGTGAAGCCATTGATGTATTCGGCCAATCACCGAATTCTGTGAAAACTGCAACGAAGTTTCCCAGCTTTGATAAGTTGTCAAAGCAAAGGAACAAACTTGCTAATGGTGGCAATCTGATTATATGTCCCATGACTCTTCTTGGCCAATGGAAG GCAGAGATTGAAACTCATGTGCAGCCTGGATCTTTGTCTCTATATGTTCATTATGGTCAAAGTCGGCCAAAGGATGCAAAACTTCTTGCCCAGAATGATGTTGTAATCACTACATATGGGGTTCTAGCTTCAGAGTTTTCAGCAGAG AACTCTGAAGATAATGGAGGACTGTACTCGGTGCGTTGGTTCAGGATTGTTCTTGATGAAGCACATACCATAAAATCCTCAAAAAGTCAAATTTCCATGGCTGCAGCTGCTTTAGTTGCTGATCGTCGCTGGTGTCTCACTGGGACTCCGATCCAG AACAAGCTGGAGGATCTATACAGTCTCCTCCGCTTTTTGAAGGTGGAACCTTGGGGAAACTGGCCCTG GTGGAACAAGCTCATTCAAAAACCATTTGAGGAAGGTGATCAGAGAGGGCTAAAGTTGGTTCAGTCAATCTTAAAGCCAATCATGTTAAGGAGAACAAAATGTAGCACAGACCGATATGGCAA GCCGATTCTAGTGCTACCTCCAGCCGATGTTCAGGTGATATACTGTGAGCTCAGTGAAGCTGAAAAGGACTTCTATGAAGCCCTATTTAAAAGATCGAAG GTGAAGTTTGATCAGTTTGTTGAACAAGGTCGTGTTCTTCATAATTATGCTTCTATTTTGGAGTTACTTCTACGTCTACGTCAATGTTGTGATCATCCGTTTCTTGTGATGAG CCGAGGAGATACACAAGAATACACAGATCTTAATAAGCTAGCTAAACGGTTCCTTAGAGGCGGGCAGAGTACTCTAGATGGTGAAGCCAAGGATCTACCTTCAAGGGCATATGTCCAGGAAGTGGTTGAAGAGCTGCGGAAGGGAGAACAAGGAGAGTGTCCGATATGTCTTGAAGCATTTGAAGACGCTGTACTGACTCCATGTGCTCACCGCTTATGCCGCGAGTGTCTCCTGGCAAGTTGGCGGAATCCAAATTCTGGTTTATGCCCTGTTT GA